A genomic stretch from Sphingobacterium sp. ML3W includes:
- a CDS encoding DUF5125 domain-containing protein — translation MKRYLINILLGTIAVVSSCKKDEKYVYQIGDPKIELKSAISAAHFGDSLVFNVRVSDSEVALSTLKAQLYFTDDKVTETTIRTKENGDYSGKIYVPFLKDIPDGKATIKFVLQNISQKKTEQSFDIDLSRPDFPYLTLVTESKSYRMERTGRNQYAAKENFPFSVKGYIQAPKVGEQGNSMNFGWVNNAITLGSTLDIPFSNSTSGVYSIALNTLTYQASPFIIAYAIDGTVFSRLDDTHFRAELNMTKGNSVTIDGIEDLKDWWIDPDFFSQSVDGAISFKGITGKYRVTADFTLKYFVVEAMAGNDLAKLQEDGTGAVWIIGEGVGKPKVSSNQVGWNTDKALCLAPLGNKKYQITLRAGESINTDNINFKFFHQKGWGGEFGGTDVTTSSDLVFVGDGKNGRDSGNLGVKTGKMLETGKTYTFTLDLTAGNKKAVLTVVPK, via the coding sequence ATGAAAAGATATCTCATCAATATACTATTGGGAACAATAGCTGTGGTAAGTTCTTGTAAAAAGGATGAAAAATATGTCTATCAAATTGGTGATCCCAAAATAGAATTGAAATCAGCTATTTCTGCTGCTCATTTTGGTGATAGTTTAGTGTTTAATGTTCGTGTATCGGATAGCGAAGTTGCTTTATCTACGCTGAAAGCTCAATTATATTTTACAGACGATAAGGTCACCGAAACGACGATTCGTACAAAAGAGAATGGCGACTATAGCGGAAAAATTTATGTCCCTTTTTTGAAAGACATTCCAGATGGCAAAGCAACCATTAAGTTTGTCTTGCAGAATATTAGTCAGAAGAAGACCGAACAGTCTTTTGATATAGACTTAAGCCGTCCGGACTTTCCTTATCTCACTTTGGTTACTGAATCAAAGTCCTATCGGATGGAGAGAACCGGGCGGAATCAATATGCGGCCAAAGAGAATTTTCCGTTTTCTGTAAAAGGATATATTCAGGCGCCAAAGGTTGGTGAGCAGGGAAATAGCATGAATTTTGGATGGGTCAATAATGCCATTACGCTCGGATCCACATTGGATATTCCTTTCTCAAATTCGACCTCTGGTGTGTATAGTATCGCATTGAATACGTTAACTTATCAGGCATCACCTTTTATTATCGCCTACGCGATCGATGGTACGGTTTTTAGTCGTCTTGATGATACACATTTTAGAGCGGAGCTGAATATGACCAAAGGTAATTCGGTCACGATAGATGGTATCGAAGATTTGAAAGATTGGTGGATTGATCCGGATTTCTTCAGCCAATCAGTTGATGGGGCCATATCGTTTAAAGGAATAACAGGGAAATACCGTGTTACTGCAGACTTCACGCTAAAATACTTCGTCGTTGAGGCCATGGCCGGAAATGATCTTGCTAAATTGCAGGAAGATGGTACCGGTGCCGTATGGATAATTGGAGAAGGCGTTGGGAAACCAAAAGTATCCAGTAATCAGGTAGGTTGGAATACAGATAAAGCACTCTGTTTAGCTCCATTGGGTAATAAAAAGTACCAAATTACATTGAGAGCAGGCGAGTCTATCAATACCGATAATATCAACTTTAAGTTTTTCCATCAGAAGGGCTGGGGCGGAGAATTTGGTGGTACGGATGTTACAACCTCAAGTGATCTAGTTTTTGTTGGTGATGGTAAAAATGGACGTGATTCCGGAAATTTGGGTGTCAAAACCGGTAAAATGTTAGAAACTGGCAAAACATATACATTCACATTAGATTTAACAGCCGGTAATAAAAAAGCTGTGCTTACAGTTGTACCAAAATAA